TCCCCTACAACCACTTCTACCAGCGCGACATGGACTACACGGCCGCCGACATCATCGCCGAGTTCGAGGCCGGTCGGTCCGCCGTGGTCAACCAACTCCACCACTCCAACTACGACATCATTGGCGCCGGGTCCGACTTCATCTCCACCTCGGACGCCTACGGCATGACCAATGGCGACTACGCGGGGTGGTTCTACGCCCAGGGCTGCATGAGCGGCGGATTCGACCGCGCCCGGTGCGCAGCCGAGGGGTTGGTGCTGGCCCCCAACGGGGGATCGGTGGCGGTCATGTTCAACTCCCGCTACGGCCTCTACATGCCCGGCGATCCCAAATCCGGCGAGAGCAACCTCCTCGACGAGCAGTACTTCGCCGGCATGTTCGATGAGGGGCTGACCTCCTTCGGCGTCGCGCAGGCCTACTCCAAGGACTACTTCGTCCCCGCGGCCAAGGTGAACCCATACATGCGCTGGGTCATGTACGTTCAGAACATCCTCGGTCCCTGCGAGACGCAGGGCTGGTGCGCCGTTCCGGAAGCCCTCGTCGTCACCCACCCCACCGACTGGAGCGGCGGCGAGTTCAAGGTCACCGTCAACACCGAGAGCCACGGCCCGCTCCTCAACGCCAAGGTGTGCCTCTACAAGGACGCGGACGTCTACCTCGTGGATTACACCCGCGCTTCGGGCGAGGTCACCTTCTACCCCGACGTGCATGAGGCAGGCGAGCTCAGCGTCACCGTTAGCTACCAGGACACCTGGCCCTACGAGGGCGTTTGCCAGGTGGAGGCCAGCTCCGACGCCGATGTTACCGCGTTCGCCGGCAGTCCCACCGACGAGGGCGTGCTCCTTAGCTGGACCCTGACCGACGTCGGAGGCCTGATCGGGGTAAACCTCTACCGCGATGAGACCAGGCTCAACTCCCTCGACCTTCCCGGGGAAAGCGGCCGCTACCTCGACCGCGCACCTGACGATACGAACGCCTACTACCTGGAGCTCATCCACTCGGACGGCACCGCGTTACGCGTCGGACCGATCACGGTGACGGTGCCCGAGGGCCTCGGCAGGCTGACCCTCAGTGAGGCCTACCCGAGCCCGGCCAGCGACAGGGTGTGCATTGATGTGAACACGCCTTCCGACGGCAGGGTGACCCTGGCTGTTTACGACCTGTCCGGGCGGCGGGTGGCCACCCTCGCCGACGGTGAATTCAGCGCGGGCCGCCACACCTTCACCTGGGATTGCGCCGACTCGGCCGCGGGCGTCTACCTCTGCCGCCTGAGCACCGCCGACCGCGTCCTGACTGGTCGCCTGGTTCTCGCCCGATAAACCCGCCAAAACCAAGGAGGGCCGTAAGGCCCTCCTTTTATAATGGATTGGATACACGGTAAAGAAACACCCACCGAAAAAAGCACGCAAAGAGGGCCGTAAGGCCCTCCCTTTTTTAGGTCAACACAGAATCGGGCAATCGGTGAACGGAAGCCGACCAAAGAAACGCGCGAAAAGAGGGCCGTAAGGCCCTCCTTTCATTCCAAAAGAAGAGACGGTCAATCCGTGAAAAGAAGCCGACCGAAGGGATTCGCGTCGTAGTCAACGCGGTACCGCCGGTCCGCCGACGAATTTTTGGAAATCTCCTTGCGGCGGAAGTCGGCCCGCCAGCTGGCTCCGGGATCGGGCGAGTACGCGCCCGCAGCCGGCTCGACCACCCAGTCCGTCCAGGCCGCCTTCAGGGGCGCATCCAGCGGGTTTCCCACCCCGATCTCGAACGTGAAGGGCCCGCTCGGATTCTTCTCGTCGAGAAAGACATCGGGGAAGACGATCCCCTCCTCCCGGATACGGCCCATCAATTTGCTGGGCGTTACTCGCTTCGCTTCGTTTTGAGGTCGGTGATGGAGACCAGATCCGGCCCGTACCGCGCCTCGGATTCCAGGGGCACGATTTCCAGGGTGTAGGACTCCCCGGAAACCTTGACCACGGCGTACTGGAAGAAGTCTCCCGCCTCGATGTGGCCGCCGGATGTGCCGAGGGTGACGTAAGGAATCCCGTCAAAGACCGTGCGGCCGTACGTGTGGATATGCCCCGTGAACACCCCGTCCACGCCGTGCTCCAGAAAAATCTTGTGGAGGCGGTCC
Above is a window of bacterium DNA encoding:
- a CDS encoding C25 family cysteine peptidase encodes the protein MRKYLFLLLLVPAIAFGYTYSVNPADVGMDEGQGYSIPRIPGGVYTNDVGDPHMPWLPLRVSVPDGMSAADVQVVSLKTQELPGYYTVLPTQQSRPISKPGEFVENFSPVYTSDDAYPARPMVATGGGNIAGYGVADMLFCPFIYYPASGRLEVITEITFNLDLETLSYEIHTPKVVTPATAEVNADRVRSLVINPESVCTSAEIVPPKVIGTGFEADLNEPDEGGTAEWVLITREEFVDAFKPLVDWKLKKGLTTAVVTLEYIIENYSGRDQAEEIRNFIIDAYENWSTTYVVLGGDCNFVRERRGFAASVGSPDDNMIPCDHYYADLDGDWNFDSDDYWGEWPDDQVDLYSDVYVSRFPVNTVEETTAMVSKTLVYEKSIPADFPLNTVFFAGKLDDIPTWGGDGKDQVATHLPVDFPYNHFYQRDMDYTAADIIAEFEAGRSAVVNQLHHSNYDIIGAGSDFISTSDAYGMTNGDYAGWFYAQGCMSGGFDRARCAAEGLVLAPNGGSVAVMFNSRYGLYMPGDPKSGESNLLDEQYFAGMFDEGLTSFGVAQAYSKDYFVPAAKVNPYMRWVMYVQNILGPCETQGWCAVPEALVVTHPTDWSGGEFKVTVNTESHGPLLNAKVCLYKDADVYLVDYTRASGEVTFYPDVHEAGELSVTVSYQDTWPYEGVCQVEASSDADVTAFAGSPTDEGVLLSWTLTDVGGLIGVNLYRDETRLNSLDLPGESGRYLDRAPDDTNAYYLELIHSDGTALRVGPITVTVPEGLGRLTLSEAYPSPASDRVCIDVNTPSDGRVTLAVYDLSGRRVATLADGEFSAGRHTFTWDCADSAAGVYLCRLSTADRVLTGRLVLAR